TTCCACACCTGGTGGGCGCGGCGCCACAGCCATGCGCCACCGCCCAGCACACCGCCGTCCAGCACGCCGCCGCCCGGCACGCCGCCGCCCGGCGAACCGGCCCCGTCGGCGGCGCCCGCCGCGACCACCCTGTGGCGGATGCGCACGACCGTACGGGACCAGCCCGGCTCCCTGGCCGTCCTCTGCACCGCCCTCGCCCGCCACGGCGTGGACATCCTCACCCTCCAGACGCACCCGCTGCCCGAGGGCGGCACCGTGGACGAGTTCCTGCTGCGCGCCCCGCAGCAGCTCCCCTCCGCCGATCTCACCCGTGCCGTCTCCCAGGCCGGGGGCCACAGCACATGGATCGAGCGCGCCGACGCCCACGACCTCGTCGACACCCCGACGCGGCTGCTCGGCCTGGCCACGCGCACGGCGCTGGACGCCGCCGAACTCCCCCTCGCCCTGCGCCAGCTGCTCGGCCGCTGCACGATCCACTCGATCCCGGCGACCACGCTCTCCGGCCGCCCCAACGCGGGCGCGGAGGCCCCCGTCGAGGGCGTACTGGAGGACACCGTCATGCGGCTGCGCGATCCCGCGGGCGGCGCGATCACCATCGAGCGGCCCTACCTGCCCTTCACCCCGACCGAGTTCGCCCGGGCCCGCGCCCTGGTCGAGCTCGACGCCCGGCTCGGCCCGCGCGTCCCGCGCAGCCAGGACGTGCTGACCCTCCCCGAGGGCAACGAGATCACCGTGCGCCGAGCCGACGGATCCGACCTGGCCGCGGCCCGCGCCATGCACGACCGCTGCTCGGAGCGCACCCTCGGGCTGCGCTACCACGGGCCCGTCTCCGACGCCGACCGCTACCTCGGCCACCTGCTCAGCCCGCGCTTCGGCCGTACCCTCGCCGCCACCACCGCGTCCGGGAAGCTCGTGGCCCTCGGCCACCTGCTGTGGGACGGCGACGAGACCGAGGTCGCGCTGCTCATCGAGGACGACTGGCAGCGCCGCGGCATCGGCACCGAGCTGCTCGGCCGGCTCGTCGCCATGGCCGTCGAGGCCGGGTGCGACAGTGTGTACGCCGTCACCCGAGCAGCCAACACCGGCATGGTCGCGGCCATGCGCGGCCTCGGCCTCCCCCTCGACTACCAGATCGAGGAGGGCACCCTGGTGATCACGGCCCGGTTGGAAGCGGCACCCCCCGGCACGCGTCGTGCGTACGGGGTTCCCCTCGCCCTGCCGTACGACTCCCCGACTCCGCGCGGCCGCCACTGAACCGGCCTGCGGAGGCAGGCGCCCCCGTCTCCGTACGGGGCGCCTGCGTCCGGATCCGGCCAAACTCCGGGCCGCACCGCCGAGCAGACGACCCACCCCCGGTCCTGAAATCGCTTGTAGGCACGGCCTGTTGACCACATCCGGGTGCGGCCGGCAGCCGCGCTCCGGCCCATGTCAGGAGGCTGACGACAATGGGTGATGACGGGAGGACGCCTCACATACGAAGATGGCCGCATGTCAGAGACCCTCCACACCGGCAGCGTCCCCCGGCTGCCCCGCCAGGTGGCCGACGAGTACGTCGACGGCCTCATCGCCCTCGACCCCATCACCGGTACCTACCTGGGTGTAGCCGAGAGCTCCGCCAAGCTCCCGGACTTCTCCCCGGCGGGCCGCGCCGCCGTCGCCGAACTCTCCCGCACGACCCTCGCGCGCCTCGACGCCGCGGAGGCCCTGCCCGGAGCCGACTCCGACGCCGAGCGCCGCTGCGGCCGTCTGCTCCGTGAACGGCTCACCGCCGAGCTCGCCGTGCACGAGGCCGACGAGGAGCTGTGCGCGGTCAGCAACATCCACAGCCCGGTGCACTCGGTCCGCGAGGTCTTCTCCCTGACCCCGGCCGACACCGACGAGGAATGGGCGGCGATCGCCGAGCGGCTGCGCGCCGTCCCGGACGCCTTCGCCGGCTACCGCGAGAGCCTTCAGCTCGGCCTGGACCGCGGTCTGTACGGCGGTCCGCGCGCCACCGAGACCATGATCGGCCAGCTGACCACCTGGGCGGGCCAGGACGGCACCGCCGCGGCCTTCTTCGAGGACTTCGCCTCGAACGGCCCGCAGTTGCTGCGTGCCGAGCTGGACGCGGCGGCCGCCGGCGCGACCGCCGCCGTCGTGGAACTGCGCGACTGGATGCGCGCGGTCTACGCCCCCGCCGTCGAGGGCCGCCCGGACACGGTGGGCCGCGAGCGGTACGCCCGCTGGTCCCGGTACTTCAACGGCACCGACCTGGACCTCGACGAGGCCTACGCGTACGGCTGGTCGGAATACCACCGGCTGCTCGCCGAGATGAAGACCGAGGCGGCCAAGATCCTGCCGGGTGCCGGCCCCTGGGAGGCGCTGAAGCACCTGGACGAGCACGGCACCCACATCGAAGGGGTGGACGAGGTCCAGGCCTGGCTGCAGGGCATCATGGACGAGGCCATCGAGAACCTGGACGGCACCCACTTCGAACTCGCCGAGCGGGTCCGCAAGGTGGAGTCCCGCATCGCCCCTCCGGGCGGCGCCGCGGCCCCGTACTACACCTCCCCCTCGGAGGACTTCTCCCGACCCGGACGCACCTGGCTGCCCACCATGGGGCAGACCCGCTTCCCGGTCTACGACCTGGTCTCCACCTGGTACCACGAGGGCGTGCCCGGCCACCACCTCCAGCTGGCGCAGTGGACGCATGTGGCGGACCAGCTCTCCCGCTACCAGGCCACCGTCGGCTGGGTCAGCGCCAACTGCGAGGGCTGGGCCCTGTACGCGGAGCGGCTGATGGACGAGCTGGGCTACCTCAAGGACGCCGAGCAGCGACTGGGTTACCTGGACTGCCAGATGATGCGCGCCGCGCGGGTCATCGTGGACATCGGCATGCACCTGGGCCTGGAGATCCCGGCGGATTCGCCCTTCCACCCGGGTGAGCGGTGGACGGTGGACCTCGCGCAGGAGTTCTTCGGCCTGCACAGCGGCCGGCCGGCGGAGTTCGTGGAGAGCGAGGTGACCCGGTACCTGTCGATGCCGGGGCAGGCGATCGGATACAAGCTGGGGGAGCGGACCTGGCTGCTGGGCCGGGACAACGCGCGCGCCGCGCACGGCGACTCCTTCGACCTGAAGGCGTGGCACATGGCTGCGCTGTCGCAGGGTTCGCTGGGTCTGGACGACCTGCTGGACGAGCTGTCGAAGCTCTGACGCCCGGTCCGCGCGCGGCCGCCTCGCGGTCCCGCGCGCGGCGGGCGCCGGGCGGGCCGCCCGTCCCCTCGCGGAGCGGGCGGCCCGGCCGTGTGCCGGGCGCGTCAACAGCCGCAGTCGTCCGAGCCGGTCGGCGCGGTCAGCGGGTCGGCCTCGGCGCGCTGCTGCGTGCCCTGCCAGGTCTCGACCTCGAAGCCCTCGCGGATCCAGTACTCGATGCCGCCGAGCATCTCCTTGACCTGGAAGCCCAGTTCGGCCAGGGCGAGGGCGGAGCGGGTGCCGCCGTTGCAGCCGGGGCCCCAGCAGTACGTCACGACGGGGATGTTCCTGTCCAGGAGCCGTTCGGCCTGCTCGGGAATGAGGGCGGTGGGCAGGTGGACCGCGCCGGGCACGTGCGCCTGGTCCCAGGCGGGCGTGGAGCGGGAGTCGACGAGCTGGAAGCCCAGCTCGGCGCCCGACTCGCGGTGGGCCCGGAAGGCGCTCGCGACGTCCGAGACGTCGGCGTGGAAGGCCAGGCTTGCGGCGAAGTACGCGGCGGCCGCGGCCGGGGAGGCCGGGGGCACCCGGAGTACGGGGTTGTCGGCGGCCGGGACGGAAGAGGCGTTCTGTGTCGTCGTCATGGTGGGAAATCTACGATCTGTTGATCTTCCTCGGAAGTGACTTTCCCCGGCCTTCCCCTTGTTCTGCCGGGGAATCCCCTGCTAGACCTGCCGCATGACCGATTATTCCCCTGATGCCACCGACTGGCGGATCCTCGGCGCCCTCCAGCGGGACGGCCGCGCCAGCTTCACCGACCTCGCCCGCTCCGTCTCCATGTCCGCGAGCGCCGTCACCGAGCGCGTGCGCAGGCTGGAGGAGGCGGGGATCATCACCGGCTACACGGCCGTCGTCGACCCGGACAAGCTCGGCAAGTCGATCCTCGCCCTGGTGCGGCTGCGCTATCCGCACGGCAACTACAAGCCGTTCCACGACTTCCTGGAGGCCACCCCGGAGATCCTGGAGGCGCATCACGTCACGGGCGACGACTGCTTCGTCCTGAAGGTCGCCACGCGCTCGATGGGACACCTGGAGGAGGTCACCGGCCGGATCGCGGGGCTCGGCCCGGTGACGACGAGCATCGTCTACTCCTCGCCGCTGCCCCGCCGCCCGCTCAGTCCGTGACGGCCGCCGTGCGGTGGCGCACGACGGAGCCGCCGCGCTGCTTGACGATCTCCAGCTGGGCCTGGACGCGGGTCCGCAGGTCGGCGACGTGGCTGACGATGCCGACGCTCCGGTCCCGCTCACGCAGCGAGTCCAGGACGTCGAGGACCTCGTCCAGCGCCTGGTCGTCGAGGCTGCCGAAACCCTCGTCGATGAAGAGGGTGTCCAGGCGCGTACCGCCCGCCTCGTCGGTGACCACGTCGGCGAGGCCCAGCGCGAGGGCGAGCGAGGCGAAGAAGGTCTCGCCGCCCGACAGGGTCGCGGTGTCCCGCTCGACGCCCGTCCACGCGTCGACCACGTGCAGACCGAGGCCGGAGCGCCCCCGCCCGCCCGCCCTCGCGTCGGAGTGCACCAGGGTGTAGCGGCCGCCGGACATGCGCAGCAGCCGTACGGTCGCGGCGGCGGCCACCTGCTCCAGCCGGGCTGCCAGTACGTAGGCCTCCAGGCGCATCTTGCGCTCGTTGTCGGCGGAGGTGCCGGCGGTCAGTGCGGCCAGCCGGGCCACCCGGTCGTAGGCCTCGCGCAGCGGGCCGAGCGCGCGCAGTTCCTGCTCCATCTGCCGGGAGAGCCGGTCCAGTTCGGCGCAGCGGACCCGGGCCGCGTCACAGGCGGAGCCTGCCGTACGGAGCTTCGCCGCGGCCCGGGCCGCGTAGGCCTCTGCGGCTTCGGGCGCGGCAGGGGGCAGTGCAGCGGCCTCGGCGGCGTCGGTCTCGCCGAGGCGGTCCGCCAGCAGGGCCTCCTCAGCCTGCCAGGCGTCCGCACGGTGCTGGAGCGCGGTGCGTTCGTACTCGGGGAGGACGGCGCCTGCGGCGGCCTCGACGGTGTCGAAACCGGCCTTGAAGGCGGCGTCGGCGAGCTGGGCGTCGGCCTCCTTCAGGCGGGCGGCGGCCGTCTCCGCGCGGCGCAGGCAGACGGCGGCCCCGGCGACCGTCCTGACCCGGTCCTCCAGGATCCGGGCGCGGGCCGCGACGGTGGGCGCGCCCCGCCGCACCAAGGTGAGTTCGGCCTCCAGGGAGGCCTGTTCACGCTCCAGGGCCTCGCGGCGGGAGGCCCTGGCAGCGGCCCTGGTCTCGGCTTCGAGCCGGTCGGCGCTGCGCGCGGCGTGTTCCCGCTCGGCCCGGGCCAGCTGTTCACGGGCGGCGTGCAGGCCGGCGGCGGCGGCGTGGGCGGCGGCGTGCCGGGTGGTCAGGTCGGCGGTCAGGGACAGTAGTTCGGCGGTGGTGGACTCGCCCGCGGCGGCCGCGGCCTCGGCGCGGGCCTCCCGGGCGGCGGCGAGCCGGCGTTCGACGGCGGCCCGGGCCTCCTCCGCCTGTTCGAAGACGGCGTGGGCGGCGTCCTCGGCGGCCCGGTCCACATGGCCGGGGGCGGGGCGGGCCGGAGCCGGGTGTTCCGCGGATCCGCAGACGCCGCAGGCCTCTCCGGCCACCAGGGCTTCGGCGAGTTCGGCGGCGATGCCGCGCAGCCGGGCCTCCTTGAGCTCCAGCCAGCGTTCACGCGCGCCGGCCGACTCCTCGCGCAGGTCGAGCAGTTCGCCCTCGGCGCGTTCGGCGTCGGCGGCGAACTCGTCCCGCCTGCGGGCGGCGTTCAGGTTCATCCTGGCCGGTTCCAGCCGACCCGCGAGCTGCTCGGCCAGGGTGGCGGCCTGCTGGGCGGCGTCCACCCGCTCCTGGAGGGCGGTACGGGTCTCCTCCCAGCGCCCCAGCCACTCGGCGGCCTCCTGGTGCTGCTCCTCGGCGGCCCGGGACTCCCGTTCCAGGTCGGCCCGTTCGCGGCCGATGTCGGCGCTGCGCTGCTCGACGCGGTGGGCGGCGCCGAGCGCGCCGAGTTCCTCGCGCAGCTGCTGCTCGACGGCGGCCAGCTGTTCGGTGCCCGCCTCCCGCAGCGGGGGCGGCAGTTCCGCCCGCGCCGCCGCCTCGGCGTGCGCGGCGGCGAGGTGCGCCGCGGAGGCCGCGCCGCGCAGCTCCAGGGCGGGGGCCACCAGCGCTCCGCGCCGGGCCCCGTCCAGGAGGTCGCGTACCCGGGCGCGTTCCGGCTCCGCCTTGGCGAGCAGGGCGGCCCTGCGGACGGTCTCGGCGTGCCGGCGCTGGAGCCGGTCGAGTTCCCTCGCGTCCTCGGCGGCCCGGCGGGCGGCGGCGTGCCGGCTCTCGACGGCGGCGAGCGCGTACTCGGCGACGTCGAGCCGTTCGCGGGCGGAGCAGCGGGCGACGGCCGCCCAGGCGCGGACCGCCTGCGCCAGCCCCGGGTCTCCCGGCTGGTGTCCGGGGAGCGGCCAGGCCCGCAGGTCGGGGCTGTCCCCGGCGGCCTGGGCGAGCCGCTGGGCGGTGTGGAGCACCTTCTCGTCGCCGGCCCGGACCCTGGCCTCCGCTGCCCGGCGGCGTTCCCCGAGCAGCGCCTCGACGGCGGCGAAGCGGCGGGTGTCGAAGAGCCGGCCGAGGAGTCGGCCGCGGGCCGCCTCGTCGGCGCGCAGGAACCGCGCGAACTCCCCCTGCGGCAGCAGCACGACCTGGCAGAACTGCTCACGGCTCATGCCGAGCAGCTGCTCGATCTCCTCGCCGATCTCCTGGTGGGAGCGGCTGAGGGCCTCCCAGCCCTCGCCGGT
This DNA window, taken from Streptomyces sp. TN58, encodes the following:
- a CDS encoding rhodanese-like domain-containing protein, whose translation is MTTTQNASSVPAADNPVLRVPPASPAAAAAYFAASLAFHADVSDVASAFRAHRESGAELGFQLVDSRSTPAWDQAHVPGAVHLPTALIPEQAERLLDRNIPVVTYCWGPGCNGGTRSALALAELGFQVKEMLGGIEYWIREGFEVETWQGTQQRAEADPLTAPTGSDDCGC
- a CDS encoding AAA family ATPase → MRLHRLAVTAFGPFAEPQEIDFDALSGAGIFLLHGPTGAGKTSVLDAVCYALYGSVPGPRQAPGTSLRSDHATAGTPTEVTLELTAGGRRLEITRRPEQERPKKRGTGTTKDKAQSFLREHTGEGWEALSRSHQEIGEEIEQLLGMSREQFCQVVLLPQGEFARFLRADEAARGRLLGRLFDTRRFAAVEALLGERRRAAEARVRAGDEKVLHTAQRLAQAAGDSPDLRAWPLPGHQPGDPGLAQAVRAWAAVARCSARERLDVAEYALAAVESRHAAARRAAEDARELDRLQRRHAETVRRAALLAKAEPERARVRDLLDGARRGALVAPALELRGAASAAHLAAAHAEAAARAELPPPLREAGTEQLAAVEQQLREELGALGAAHRVEQRSADIGRERADLERESRAAEEQHQEAAEWLGRWEETRTALQERVDAAQQAATLAEQLAGRLEPARMNLNAARRRDEFAADAERAEGELLDLREESAGARERWLELKEARLRGIAAELAEALVAGEACGVCGSAEHPAPARPAPGHVDRAAEDAAHAVFEQAEEARAAVERRLAAAREARAEAAAAAGESTTAELLSLTADLTTRHAAAHAAAAGLHAAREQLARAEREHAARSADRLEAETRAAARASRREALEREQASLEAELTLVRRGAPTVAARARILEDRVRTVAGAAVCLRRAETAAARLKEADAQLADAAFKAGFDTVEAAAGAVLPEYERTALQHRADAWQAEEALLADRLGETDAAEAAALPPAAPEAAEAYAARAAAKLRTAGSACDAARVRCAELDRLSRQMEQELRALGPLREAYDRVARLAALTAGTSADNERKMRLEAYVLAARLEQVAAAATVRLLRMSGGRYTLVHSDARAGGRGRSGLGLHVVDAWTGVERDTATLSGGETFFASLALALGLADVVTDEAGGTRLDTLFIDEGFGSLDDQALDEVLDVLDSLRERDRSVGIVSHVADLRTRVQAQLEIVKQRGGSVVRHRTAAVTD
- a CDS encoding GNAT family N-acetyltransferase, which produces MTDRAHAPAQRPQHHQRHHWRRDVVELAALFCAVAVADAIANLVVHGPRGPVLLVASAIALLVTAAFHTWWARRHSHAPPPSTPPSSTPPPGTPPPGEPAPSAAPAATTLWRMRTTVRDQPGSLAVLCTALARHGVDILTLQTHPLPEGGTVDEFLLRAPQQLPSADLTRAVSQAGGHSTWIERADAHDLVDTPTRLLGLATRTALDAAELPLALRQLLGRCTIHSIPATTLSGRPNAGAEAPVEGVLEDTVMRLRDPAGGAITIERPYLPFTPTEFARARALVELDARLGPRVPRSQDVLTLPEGNEITVRRADGSDLAAARAMHDRCSERTLGLRYHGPVSDADRYLGHLLSPRFGRTLAATTASGKLVALGHLLWDGDETEVALLIEDDWQRRGIGTELLGRLVAMAVEAGCDSVYAVTRAANTGMVAAMRGLGLPLDYQIEEGTLVITARLEAAPPGTRRAYGVPLALPYDSPTPRGRH
- a CDS encoding Lrp/AsnC family transcriptional regulator codes for the protein MTDYSPDATDWRILGALQRDGRASFTDLARSVSMSASAVTERVRRLEEAGIITGYTAVVDPDKLGKSILALVRLRYPHGNYKPFHDFLEATPEILEAHHVTGDDCFVLKVATRSMGHLEEVTGRIAGLGPVTTSIVYSSPLPRRPLSP
- a CDS encoding DUF885 domain-containing protein; this translates as MSETLHTGSVPRLPRQVADEYVDGLIALDPITGTYLGVAESSAKLPDFSPAGRAAVAELSRTTLARLDAAEALPGADSDAERRCGRLLRERLTAELAVHEADEELCAVSNIHSPVHSVREVFSLTPADTDEEWAAIAERLRAVPDAFAGYRESLQLGLDRGLYGGPRATETMIGQLTTWAGQDGTAAAFFEDFASNGPQLLRAELDAAAAGATAAVVELRDWMRAVYAPAVEGRPDTVGRERYARWSRYFNGTDLDLDEAYAYGWSEYHRLLAEMKTEAAKILPGAGPWEALKHLDEHGTHIEGVDEVQAWLQGIMDEAIENLDGTHFELAERVRKVESRIAPPGGAAAPYYTSPSEDFSRPGRTWLPTMGQTRFPVYDLVSTWYHEGVPGHHLQLAQWTHVADQLSRYQATVGWVSANCEGWALYAERLMDELGYLKDAEQRLGYLDCQMMRAARVIVDIGMHLGLEIPADSPFHPGERWTVDLAQEFFGLHSGRPAEFVESEVTRYLSMPGQAIGYKLGERTWLLGRDNARAAHGDSFDLKAWHMAALSQGSLGLDDLLDELSKL